From Jaculus jaculus isolate mJacJac1 chromosome 19, mJacJac1.mat.Y.cur, whole genome shotgun sequence, a single genomic window includes:
- the Dram2 gene encoding DNA damage-regulated autophagy modulator protein 2 isoform X2 has product MLNITAVLGIATMYVRYKQVHALNPEENLIIKLNKAGLVLGILSCLGLSLVANFQKTTLLIAHLCGAILTFGMGSLYMFVQTILSYKMQPKIHSKQVFWIRFVLGIWCGVSAFSMLICSSILHSGHFGNDLARKLHWNPEDKGYVLHMVTTAAEWSMSFSFFGFFLTYIRDFQKISLRVEANLHGLTLYDTAPCPVSNERTPLLSRDF; this is encoded by the exons ATGCTAAATATTACTGCAGTTTTAG GCATTGCTACCATGTATGTTCGTTATAAACAAGTTCATGCTCTGAATCCTGAAGAGAATCTTATCATCAAATTAAacaaggctggccttgtacttggAATACTGAGTTGCTTAGGACTTTCTCTTGTGGCAAATTTCCAG AAAACAACCCTGCTTATCGCACATTTATGTGGAGCCATACTTACCTTTGGTATGGGTTCATTATATATGTTTGTTCAGACCATCCTTTCCTACAAAATGCAGCCCAAAATTCACAGCAAACAAGTCTTCTGGATCAGATTCGTGTTGGGTATCTGGTGTGGAGTAAGTGCATTTAGCA TGCTGATTTGCTCTTCAATTTTGCACAGTGGTCATTTTGGTAACGATTTAGCACGGAAACTGCACTGGAACCCCGAGGACAAA GGCTATGTGCTTCATATGGTCACTACTGCAGCAGAATGGTCTATGTCATTTTCCTTCTTTGGTTTTTTCCTGACTTATATTCGTGACTTTCAG AAAATTTCTTTACGCGTGGAAGCCAATTTACATGGATTAACCCTCTATGACACTGCTCCTTGCCCTGTTAGCAATGAACGAACACCACTGCTTTCCAGagatttttaa